TCTACATTCAAGTGACAATCAAATTTTGCGAGGAGATATGGATTATGTGGAACAACCCAACGGTTATCTAAATCTTTACCTCTGACTTTGACAGTCATTCCATTATCACAACGTTTGTACTGTGGGAAACAATCGATTCCAACGGTTGTGTTAGGTACAAAACCTTTTGGAAAGTGATTTTTACAACTGCCATTTGCTTTCATACACACATTGTTCAGATTCAGTACTCCACAGGGGCCATGCATCATATGTCTTTTTACTGTCTTGTGCAAATGTAGATTTCTTTCTCTGTCAGGTATTTCTGCTGATACgatttcatcaaaagattctGGAGCATAGATTTTCCAATTTCTTTGTAGTATGATCAAGAAATGTGCATGTGGTAGTCCTCTTTTTTGATGTTCGATGACGTATACATATGCTGAAACTTTCCCAAATATCTCCCGTTTGAATAATTCATCCTTcagttcttctaattttgctctaaagatACGTGCAATCAAATCAGGACGattttgtgcttcttcttgTGGACCTAATTCATCTAAgatttctttccaacttgggTTGCATGTCATGGTTAAAAAGATGTCCGATTTTCCAAAGCGTTGGACTAAAgccattgcttccatatatctTTTACGCATATCTCTTGGACCTCCAATAAAAGAGGAAGGCAGAATGATGCGTTTACCAACTTTAGAAGCATTGCTTTGTCCAATTGATAGACTGTCAACTATTCCTTGATATACTTCAGATCGAATCTCTTGTTGCTTATTACGAAA
This genomic interval from Juglans regia cultivar Chandler chromosome 3, Walnut 2.0, whole genome shotgun sequence contains the following:
- the LOC109007269 gene encoding uncharacterized protein LOC109007269, yielding MYVKIETSRLDYFRNKQQEIRSEVYQGIVDSLSIGQSNASKVGKRIILPSSFIGGPRDMRKRYMEAMALVQRFGKSDIFLTMTCNPSWKEILDELGPQEEAQNRPDLIARIFRAKLEELKDELFKREIFGKVSAYVYVIEHQKRGLPHAHFLIILQRNWKIYAPESFDEIVSAEIPDRERNLHLHKTVKRHMMHGPCGVLNLNNVCMKANGSCKNHFPKGFVPNTTVGIDCFPQYKRCDNGMTVKVRGKDLDNRWVVPHNPYLLAKFDCHLNVEICSTIKAVKYLYKYIYKGHDRVAFNLIPGQNIQDIDEIQQFQSARWIAPPEAMWRIYGFILNEMHPSVYSLHLHLEDQHLVAFHAHDNLNNVLRSDFTAKSMLTEFFSTNQTNENARKLLYKEFPEAFVWNQQHKIWTPRKKKTVIGRIVTASPFEGERYYLRILLNHIRGPLSFDHIKIVSNVTAPTFREAATLHGLLQRDTSLQDCMQEASLYQIPHSLRRLFATILVYCNPTNPREL